In the genome of Cercospora beticola chromosome 2, complete sequence, one region contains:
- the ERG6 gene encoding Delta(24)-sterol C-methyltransferase gives MAGPTQLEKEDKERDAQFKQALHGKTGEGRGGLIAAMGKNKDAQKAAVDEYFKHWDNKASAEETEEIRKARRDEYATLTRHYYNLATDLYEYGWSQSFHFCRFSKGEPFRQAIARHEHYLALKMGLQENQKVLDVGCGVGGPAREICKFSGANITGLNNNDYQIERATQYAKKEGLDHKLNYVKGDFMQMSFEDNTFDAVYAIEATVHAPSLEGIYSEIFRVLKPGGVFGVYEWLMTDAYDNDNPRHREIRLGIEQGDGISNMEKIEVALKAMKAAGFELELNEDLADRPDEFPWYWPLSGELKYMQSIWDFPTLVRMTHLGRGIVHRFVGALEMVGMAPRGTQKTADSLALAADCLVAGGREKLFTPMYLMVGRKPAKN, from the coding sequence ATGGCCGGACCAACACAACTCGAGAAGGAGGACAAGGAGCGTGATGCCCAGTTCAAGCAGGCACTGCATGGCAAGACTGGCGAGGGTCGAGGTGGCCTGATCGCAGCCATGGGCAAGAACAAGGACGCTCAGAAGGCTGCTGTCGACGAGTACTTCAAGCATTGGGACAACAAGGCCTCTGCTGAAGAAACGGAGGAGATTCGCAAAGCCCGCCGAGACGAATATGCCACCTTGACCCGTCACTACTACAACCTCGCAACCGATCTCTACGAATATGGCTGGTCGCAGTCATTCCACTTCTGCCGCTTCTCCAAAGGCGAGCCCTTCAGACAGGCCATCGCTCGCCATGAGCACTACCTCGCCCTCAAGATGGGTCTCCAGGAGAACCAGAAGGTCTTGGATGTGGGCTGTGGTGTCGGTGGACCTGCCCGTGAGATCTGCAAGTTCTCCGGTGCAAACATCACAGGGTTGAACAACAATGACTACCAGATTGAGCGAGCAACGCAGtacgcgaagaaggagggtTTGGATCACAAGTTGAACTACGTCAAGGGCGACTTCATGCAAATGTCCTTCGAGGACAACACATTCGACGCTGTCTACGCCATTGAGGCTACCGTGCACGCTCCTTCACTGGAGGGCATTTACAGCGAGATTTTCCGCGTCCTGAAGCCAGGTGGTGTGTTTGGTGTATACGAATGGTTGATGACCGATGCATACGACAACGATAACCCACGTCACCGTGAGATTCGACTAGGAATTGAGCAAGGAGATGGTATCTCAAATATGGAGAAGATTGAGGTTGCCCTCAAGGCTATGAAGGCAGCCGGATTCGAGTTGGAGTTGAACGAGGATCTGGCAGACAGACCGGACGAGTTCCCATGGTACTGGCCACTTTCGGGTGAGCTCAAGTACATGCAGAGCATCTGGGATTTTCCAACTCTCGTGCGAATGACACACCTTGGACGTGGCATCGTGCACAGATTTGTGGGTGCCTTGGAGATGGTTGGCATGGCCCCTCGTGGCACGCAGAAGACTGCTGACTCGCTCGCGTTGGCTGCTGATTGCCTGGTCGCTGGTGGCCGTGAAAAGCTGTTTACGCCCATGTACCTCATGGTCGGACGTAAACCTGCGAAGAACTAG
- a CDS encoding uncharacterized protein (BUSCO:EOG09263BDA), with the protein MPPQIKQDLNRSGWETTDLPSVCEKCLSDNPYVQMLKEDYGEACKLCTRPFTVFRWKADRTARQKRTGICLTCARLKNCCQCCMLDLSFGLPITIRDAALKMVAPGPQSEINREYFAQNHEKEIEEGRGLEGYSKTEEKGRELLRRLANSEPYYKKQRRLEAEEQEEGGQKLLEGSEGHKAGPIRTQDPKGKSAYGSAYGPPASRGGSASRGGRGGARGGKGFPSGAALPIKPQDIAPPADKNITSLFVTGVEDDLPEHAIREHFSQHGALRSLVCSHRSHCAFVNYMDREGAERAAMAFQGRAVVKGVPLRVQWGKPKPLDNMDRDQRMENARAGRRTDAGAKAIAGPPGQRTIAGSAANAQAGDDLDSLAAVAPPPGQGDVEYAALAGE; encoded by the exons ATGCCGCCTCAG ATCAAGCAAGATCTCAACCGGTCCGGATGGGAGACCACCGATTTGCCCTCCGTCTGCGAGAAATGCCTTTCCGACAATCCTTACGTGCAGATGCTTAAAGAGGACTATGGCGAGGCGTGCAAACTCTGCACGCGACCCTTCACCGTTTTCCGCTGGAAGGCCGACCGTACCGCTCGCCAAAAACGAACAGGCATCTGTCTCACATGTGCGCGACTGAAGAACTGCTGTCAGTGTTGTATGCTGGATTTGAGCTTCGGACTCCCCATCACGATTCGAGATGCCGCATTGAAAATGGTGGCGCCTGGACCACAGTCCGAGATCAACCGCGAATATTTTGCGCAAAATCACGAAAAGGAGATTGAAGAAGGTAGAGGGTTGGAGGGATATAGCAAGACGGAGGAGAAGGGCCGCGAACTGTTGCGACGACTGGCCAACAGTGAGCCGTATTACAAAAAGCAGCGAAGGCTGGAAGCGGAGGAGCAAGAGGAAGGAGGACAGAAGTTGCTGGAAGGGAGCGAAGGGCACAAAGCTGGTCCGATCAGGACGCAAGATCCAAAGGGCAAATCTGCATATGGCTCAGCGTACGGACCACCAGCCTCCCGAGGTGGAAGCGCGTCACGAGGTGGGAGAGGTGGTGCACGCGGCGGGAAAGGATTTCCCTCCGGAGCTGCTCTGCCGATCAAGCCGCAGGACATTGCGCCTCCAGCGGACAAGAATATCACAAGTCTGTTTGTCACTGGAGTTGAGGACGATCTGCCCGAGCATGCCATTCGGGAACACTTCTCACAACACGGCGCGCTCCGATCCCTGGTCTGCAGTCATCGCTCACATTGCGCTTTTGTGAATTACATGGATCGTGAAGGAGCGGAGAGGGCTGCCATGGCATTTCAAGGGAGAGCGGTTGTCAAAGGCGTCCCGCTGCGAGTGCAATGGGGCAAGCCGAAGCCGCTGGACAACATGGATCGCGATCAGAGGATGGAGAATGCTAGGGCTGGTAGGCGAACAGATGCTGGAGCTAAGGCGATTGCTGGCCCACCTGGTCAGAGGACTATTGCAGGTTCTGCTGCGAATGCACAAGCAGGCGATGATCTCGACAGCCTCGCAGCTGTCGCTCCACCACCGGGGCAAGGCGATGTGGAATATGCCGCGCTTGCTGGCGAATGA